One window of Branchiostoma lanceolatum isolate klBraLanc5 chromosome 6, klBraLanc5.hap2, whole genome shotgun sequence genomic DNA carries:
- the LOC136437600 gene encoding NXPE family member 3-like: METRVLTVTSLGTWRTSNQSINLDWVTDPKYTSVKIINSKLTYYVGDTLFHEVIARDGNKRRKVYGGDYLRAVLRDNDQKASTTGRVRDHGNGRYTVSFLLSFPGRSTPDVQLIHPSEAVQLLRELREIPNKRRWSCVFEGKQGQDVTKTCTHLANQSLSLSSQCDFSVLNTSRTWFYEKPEVTACNHITKCRSAWDIVDRLVTSDEERQLFDSPFFRTNLVPATNGSIIVSNIEENATLARSLPLCQPGLPHSEYQGFWFRDSWHSLTCKVQQFSPQDITECLANRTLQFRGDSTCRQWIERLGALKIFKEGQGDKQSRLFFRHYANNRSNIQATFKFHTVPIQASAWWRFQKLSDAGVSTEIERMVGGTNVVLVLSLCAHFTAEPKHVYSNRMYEVRSAIQELHKKYPETSVIVKTCNTRHHQHYRESIQMSDWLADQLNQEMRGILGDLNVAILDVWDITVSQRYPPNIHPNVNVVDNELNILMSYICSGMKTP, encoded by the exons ATGGAAACAAGG GTCCtcactgtgacgtcactagGAACATGGCGCACTTCGAATCAGAGCATTAACCTTGACTGGGTTACTGATCCGAAGTATACCTCTGTCAAAATCATCAACTCAAAACTCACGTATTACGTTGGGGACACTCTTTTCCATGAGGTCATAGCAAGGGACGGCAACAAACGACGTAAGGTGTATGGCGGTGACTACCTTAGAGCAGTTTTACGCGACAATGATCAAAAGGCCAGTACAACGGGTAGGGTGCGGGACCACGGGAATGGTCGGTACACCGTCAGTTTTCTTCTCAGTTTCCCGGGGAGGTCGACGCCTGATGTTCAACTCATCCACCCTAGCGAAGCGGTACAACTTCTGAGGGAACTCAGAGAGATTCCAAACAAGCGGAGATGGTCATGTGTCTTCGAAGGGAAACAAGGTCAAGACGTCACGAAGACATGTACGCATCTTGCAAACCAATCTCTCTCGTTATCAAGTCAGTGCGACTTCTCGGTGTTGAACACGAGCCGAACTTGGTTCTACGAAAAACCAGAGGTGACAGCCTGTAACCACATCACAAAGTGCAGATCCGCTTGGGATATTGTGGATAGACTAGTGACTTCTGATGAAGAGCGCCAACTTTTCGACAG CCCTTTCTTTCGGACGAATTTAGTCCCTGCCACGAATGGATCAATCATTGTCTCCAACATTGAAG aaaaTGCAACTTTGGCGAGATCGCTACCGCTTTGCCAGCCTGGATTGCCGCATTCCGAATATCAGGGGTTCTGGTTCCGTGACTCATGGCATTCACTTACTTGTAAGGTTCAACAATTTAGCCCTCAGGACATTACTGAATGTTTAGCGAACAGAACATTGCAGTTTAGAGGTGACTCTACATGTCGGCAATGGATTGAACGCCTCGGAGCATTAAAGATTTTTAAGGAAGGACAAGGAGACAAACAATCTAGATTATTTTTTAGACACTACGCTAACAACAGAAGTAACATTCAGGCCACATTCAAGTTCCACACTGTCCCCATCCAAGCTTCGGCTTGGTGGAGGTTTCAAAAATTGAGTGATGCCGGTGTTTCTACTGAGATCGAGAGAATGGTCGGTGGTACAAATGTTGTGCTTGTGTTGAGTTTGTGTGCACACTTCACAGCCGAACCAAAACATGTCTACAGTAACCGCATGTACGAAGTGAGATCTGCGATACAAGAGCTTCACAAGAAGTATCCTGAAACCTCAGTAATCGTGAAGACGTGCAACACACGGCACCATCAGCACTACAGGGAATCCATCCAGATGTCAGACTGGCTGGCAGACCAGTTGAACCAGGAAATGAGGGGCATTCTGGGAGATTTGaatgtcgccatcttggatgtgtGGGATATTACCGTGAGCCAGCGGTATCCTCCAAACATACACCCAAATGTAAATGTAGTAGACAACGAATTG